CTTCTTCCATAATTTCCTCCTGAATATAATTTTTTGAATCAAAAAAATTTAAAACAGAAAACCTACTAATTATAAAATTAGGCTAGACAAATAAATCTACAATTTCTGGTATAGTCAAAATGTAATTTTGCCAAAGAATACGTAAGAGTGACGAACCTTATCGAAGGCAGACCATTGTTAGTACTCGCCACCAGTGTAGTTGTATCTTTGGTAGAACTTTTGTTGAAAATGAACATCGTTTTAAAGCATACACGATATCGAAATTAATCTGAATCAATGGTTTGAATTGATTCTTAGACATATATTTAAATCGATAAGTACCGAATATGACATTACCATTTATTTTACTGATCTTAGCGCCCACATTAAATAAAAATTTTATTAGTTTGCTGCCAAAAGAAATGAACTTTAATCAAGAGAACCAAAACTTTATCTCTTTTATTATGAGTAAACGAAATAATATTCCAAGGAAACCTTGGCATAACATTACCACTAAAAAAATTGTCTTTTATTCACTATATAAATTCATAGTTCCCATTTTTTTACTATTGCTTTTACAGAGCCAAACATACCTTTATTTTGAATTAATATTAACTTGTAAAGTAATACATATTTTTTAGATAGTTTTTCCATTTCATCTTTAAAATAATCTAAGTCATCTAACTCAACTGCTTTCTTATATGAAATATGACTCTCAGTTGAGATTTCTTCTCTTAAATCTTGGACTTTTTTTCTTAAGAATGGAATATCATTTGAAGATTGAACTATTGTTAAAGGTCTCCATTTATTAACTTTGTCTTTTTTATATAAACGATATGCTAACTCATCATGTGTATGTCTATAGTGAGATTCTTGTGAACGAAAGATGGTTTCGTTATCAACCTTGTCTAGATTTAGCATTCCAGTTCTAATTCCTTCTTTTATTAAGTCATCAATCCTAGGATTTCTTACCACAACAACATTATTACCTTTACTATCTTGGGTATATTCAGGTAGCCATGCATCTCCTAGAGTAATATCAGCAGTCACATTCATCACATCATCAGTAAAATCTGATGCAATTGGCTTGAAAAAACCTTGTCCCCAATTCTGACCTAAAAGTTCTTTTGTTGGTTTAATTATTGTAACTTCTTTTTCATTAATCATACCCGTTAATTCAACACCATAATTATTAGCAGGTTTATCTAATAGTTTTTTCCTAAAATCTATATGTTTTAGATTACCTGGTTTGATTCCAACTTGCCAGGCTAATGATTCAGAAAACTTACTACTCTTTTGATGTCCACAAATCAACCCAACTGTGAATTTAATTCGCTCTTTAATAACTTTATCTTGTTCAGCTAATAGACGTAAAGCCATGATAAAGCTTGGAATACCTATAACAGCATATTTACCAGGTGTATCTTTTACTATTTTTAATACTTTTGATAATTCAACTGGATAGTATTTTGTTTTTGCTCCTGCTTTAATTTCATCTACTGATCTTGAAATATCATATTGGAACATAATTGGACTGCTTTTATCTGGATTTTTTTTACGTGTATAACACCATCAATTAGTTTTTTATCGAAAAGTTCTTTAAAAATCCAAGTCCCCATTCCCCCGGAACTTGCGTTTTCTCTATAATCCCCTTCATTTACATGCCCAGCATATAATGAGGTATAATATCCTATCCGTTTATCGTAATTTATTTCGTCTATATTCTCATATAATTTCTGAGATATATGTAATTCGTTTACTTCCTCATTTAGATTTGGGGAGACCAATTGAACTAATGGATTAAGCTCATAATCGTCCTTTTGTAATACTCTTTCTTCATACAACCCATATTCGTTAAGGTCCATTTTTATATTGTTATCCACTACTGCACAGATCCCACTAGCTTCGCTAAATACTTTCTTTGCATTAAATTCAGCTACTTTCATTATATCCCCCTATCTTCCTGTATTATCTATCTTTTTTTAATAATTTTTTTATTGGTTTCCCTAATAAATCCTTTTCATATTGATTCATTCCAAAATACCACATTGATATACTAAATATACTTACATAAATTATTCCTAATATTAAAAATAACAAAATACCTTTTATTTCGAAGAAGATATTTATTATTATTCCTATAGTTACAGGAATAGCTAATGCTGGAACAAAACTTAATATTTGTTTCCAAAAATACTTCATGTCTAGTCCAACTTTTACATGATTATACCAATTCATAATAAAACCATTTCCAATAATAAGTGCTACTGCTGTACCAACTGCAGCTCCAATGCCACCATATATCTTGGCTAAGGGAATCGTTAAACCTAAGTTTCCTAAAGCAATGAAAAAATAAACCCACGACCTAAATTGATGCATATTTTTTGCTCGTTGAATTTCTATCCCGATATTCTGAATAAGTGGTATTGTAACTGGAATAATTAAAATTAATACAATTGGGTAAGCACCATCGTAATTAGCACCCGCCCAAAAATTTATAAATGGTCTTCCAAAGAATACTAAGCCACTCGCAATTAACGATAACGCTATAAATTGTAACCTACCAATTCTTGTGAATAATTTTAATAATTCACTATTATCTGAGTTAGCCACTAATCGATGAACTCGAGGAATAAATACACTAGACATTGTAGAAGCAATTGATAAGTAATAAGTATTTAATTGTGCTGCAAGGCCATATAAAGCAACTGATGTTGTCCCATGGAATCTACCTAAAATAAATTTATCTACATTCCAATTAATTTGATCAATAAGTAAATTTATAAAAATAAAGGAAGTGAAGATGGTCATCTCTTTCATTAATTTAAAATCAAAGTTTTTAAAGGAAAATTTCATATGTAATGTATTAATACAGTAAATTGCGTTAATAAATTCAATCACTACATTTAAAAGAGTTGTTGCAATAACCATCCCTACTGATCCATATCCTAATATTAAAAGAGGCAATACTACAAAAGGGTTAGCTATTGTTTTTATCATTTGAACTAGTTTTTGAAATACAAACTTTTCATTAGCAGTTATATGAGAGGTAAATACGATATTAGGAAATGAAACACCCAAATTAATAACTAAAATAAACATTAACATTTTTGCTCTTGATATTTCCGTATTAGTTAATTCAGCTCCAAATATTACTTCAGTATTCAAAGTTAATATAGTTCCCGCAAATACTGCTATTAGACCCAAAAGAGAAAAGATAATCAAAAACATTCCATTCAAATTTTCAATTTTCTCGTTATCTTCTTTGGTTTTATACCTAGAATAGTAGCGCATATAAGCACTCCCGAACCCAAAATTCAGAACCCCTAGATAAGCAACTACTGATGCTACTAAATTATATAACCCGAATTCACTTTGTCCTAATAAACGTAACATTATTGGAGTATATATAATAGATACTAAATAACCCAGACCCATTGAAACATAGGACAAAACTGCTCCAACCTTTAACTCATTAACATACATTTTTTTTTTCAATGTCTTCCACCTTAACTAACTCATATAAGTTTAAATCTATTTAAAAACTTTCCTTTTTTATTCTTCATTCGAATTTTACAAGACCTTAATTTTATTGTCCAACCAAATATAACCTATCTAGTGCTTTTTGTTTTTTGAAATAAAATAAAGTGATAGATGAAAAAAGTAAATATATCAAAAGATAGGTGTGCTCAGTTATAGGATTACCAAAAAAGCCATAAATTAACCAAAATGTCTGCATATACAATGAAGAACTTAATATATATATCATCTTTTTGTCTTTATTTTTAAGCGCATACTTAGTAGTCTTATACGCTAAATAGTAATTAAACATAAATAAAAATAACAGTATTACAGCAAAAAACAATCCTAATTCAGCTAGCATTTGAATATAAATATTATGCATTTGCTGTAATTCATATACACCAAAATTGTTAGAATAAAATGTTGGAACACTATCTATTCCATGCCCAAAAAACGGCTTAATCAAGAACATTTTTATACCCAAAGTATATATTTGGTCTCTTCCTGAGGTATCAATCCCTGTTTCTGCTAGTCCAAATCTGTTTATAGTATCTTGAATTGTTGGTACAAATGGACTTATTATTAAAATAATGGAAATTACAGCTGTAATACTAGTTATAACTTTAAATATATTACTTATCTTATTATTTTCTGTTCTATATTTAACATAAGTTAAGACTATAAAACTCGCAAGATTCGCAAGAATAAATGACCGTTTCAATGTCATTGATAAAGCTAACAAGTATATTATTAGAGCAACTTTTGTCAATACTTTTAAATCTATTTTAGAATAGATACGGCTATACAAGAGCGCAATTCCTATTGAAATTAGAAATGCATTTGGAGCAGTTTGATTAGTTAAACCCGTATGTGCTCCCATTCTAATGAGCCCTTCCATTACAATTTGATTTTCCAAATTAAAAAGTGGGAAAATCAAATTTTTATATATATTAGGAAATAAAAAAGAAAAATAGGTTCCAGAAACAATCACTATTGACCCAAAAAATAAAGTCCTTAAAAAAGTTTCATGCCATGAGTTGACTTTAGATAAAATAACATATATAAACAAAAAGACTAATAAAAATAAACTATACCTATATGCCCTTGTAAAATCATAACTAAATAACATTGAGATTAATGCATAGATAGAAAATAAAATAGGTATAAATATTTCATTCCCGAATTTTTTATCTTTTATTATAACAAAGAGCAGTAACGAACTTAATAAAATCACAAAAAATATTAAATAAGAAAACTGTATTTTATCTGTAGCAAAAACATAGATATTAATAGCTAGTATCACACCAATTATTGACAAGAAATATTCTGATTTTCTTTTCAAATAATCACCTCCATTATTATGTATACTTTTTTTGTGCATAATTATTTTCAAATATATTTTTGTTTCTATTATATCATTGAGTTTTTTTGGTAACTTCTAAGGCTTCATTTAAGAAGTTTAACGATTTTAATCGTTCTTCTTCTAATAGTAATGAAGTATCTGTGTACTCAATATTAAATGCATCTTTATTTGTCTTAATATTTTCAATTTTTCTAGAGTTTAAATTAAATTTATCAAGTAATGTATTAATTCTTGAATACATTGAGAGAGAACTTCCCTCTCTTTCATAAACAATAAAAGGTTTCTGCATTAATATTGCAAATACACAACCATGAAAAGAATCAGTACAAAAAATACTACATGAATTAATATAATCTATAAATTCGCTGGGGCCTGTTTTATAAGTTTCTATATCTCCTACATCCCCTAAATTAATAATATCTAAATTATTTTCTTTAGCAATGTCATTTATTCTTTTTGAATATTGTTTCGGTACTCCACCTAAAAAATATGTGAGTAAATATCCTTTTTCAGGTTTATTATTTGCTCTTTTAGCAATCGATAACCACGTTTCTTTTGTAATCAGTAATGTTGGATCTACTAGTACGGGAGCTGTTTTCCCTGTTAATTCCTTAATAATCTCGGCACCGTCATCTTCTCTAACAGAGATTTTATCAAAGTTCGTAAGCCATTTTTTATAATTACTTTTATATTCGTTTGATAGTTCAGACACTCCAAAACTAGGTGCATAGGATACCCTTTTGTTTTTTTCTGTAAATAGTAAGAAATAAAGTGATGTAACCTCTCTGAAATTAGGATTCCAAACTTGATCACTACCTACTACAAAATAATCATATTTTTCTGACAAGTCATTTGGAATGTTTTTATCAGAAATCGAATAGTTAGTTTCTTTTATATACTTATGTGTAAAATCTTTGAATGTTTTAGTTCTTATATTACCTGAATTTATAACTTTTTTTTTATTTAACTTATTTAAAATTATTTTTTTTAAATACTTAGGCCCTTTTTTTATAATTTTGTACATCTTTAATGGATATGCCATTTGTACTTCTTCATTTTGTGTAGTATTAACTATAGTTTCTACTTCAAAGCCTAAATTTCTTATAACTTCTTGTAGTGCATAGTTTTGTAATCTATTTCCATAATTAAAATATCCATTTAACGTTAATATTGCTACTTTTTTCATGATTCTCTCCTTTTTATTTATTAATTTTTTTAAATAAAATTTTATAATATAAATAAAGATAAATACTCCATTTTCTTTGTATAGCTAATAAAATTATTTTCTTTCTCAATAAATATCCACTTGTATCTACACTCTCAATAATTTTCCTTAACCTTTTATCAGAACACATATTGCTTATTTCTTTTAATTTTAAGATGAATTTTTTGGGATTATTATCACTTACTTCATTTGCAATTGAAGTTAAAAACCCTTCTACGTATCTCATATTTAAACGGAATTCGTACACTTCATCAACTTCATTTTTAATTAAAATATTGCTTATTTTGTTATGAACATCCATTTGCATTTCAAGCATATTTTCCCTATGTTTTCTAATTGCAGAATTATCATTTGTCATATAATGATAATATATCCCCTGATCAATAGATACTTTTTCAGAATCCAAAAAAACTTTTAGACAAAATATCAAATCTTCCATTAGTGGGACATTCTCAGGAAACCTAAAGTAGTATGGCTTAATTTTTTCCCTATCTATCAATAATCTACACGCACTCCCCATTATTGTTTGTGCGTTGCTATTCAAATTTGGTGGACCTATCATATTAGAAATAATTTCATTCATTATTTCATGATTAACTAAAATTTCTTTTTTCGTAGGTAACATTACCTGAATTTTTTTTTGTTTTTCTCTTTTATATAATTGCAAATGCACACATCCGATTTAGTTTTTTCTATTTTACTGTACATTTTTTCATACATTTCCGGTTCTATCCAATCATCAGGATCAATAAAACCAATATATTGACCAGAAGCTAATTCTATTCCTATATTTCT
The Jeotgalibaca sp. MA1X17-3 genome window above contains:
- a CDS encoding O-antigen ligase; amino-acid sequence: MKRKSEYFLSIIGVILAINIYVFATDKIQFSYLIFFVILLSSLLLFVIIKDKKFGNEIFIPILFSIYALISMLFSYDFTRAYRYSLFLLVFLFIYVILSKVNSWHETFLRTLFFGSIVIVSGTYFSFLFPNIYKNLIFPLFNLENQIVMEGLIRMGAHTGLTNQTAPNAFLISIGIALLYSRIYSKIDLKVLTKVALIIYLLALSMTLKRSFILANLASFIVLTYVKYRTENNKISNIFKVITSITAVISIILIISPFVPTIQDTINRFGLAETGIDTSGRDQIYTLGIKMFLIKPFFGHGIDSVPTFYSNNFGVYELQQMHNIYIQMLAELGLFFAVILLFLFMFNYYLAYKTTKYALKNKDKKMIYILSSSLYMQTFWLIYGFFGNPITEHTYLLIYLLFSSITLFYFKKQKALDRLYLVGQ
- a CDS encoding Coenzyme F420 hydrogenase/dehydrogenase, beta subunit C-terminal domain — translated: MFQYDISRSVDEIKAGAKTKYYPVELSKVLKIVKDTPGKYAVIGIPSFIMALRLLAEQDKVIKERIKFTVGLICGHQKSSKFSESLAWQVGIKPGNLKHIDFRKKLLDKPANNYGVELTGMINEKEVTIIKPTKELLGQNWGQGFFKPIASDFTDDVMNVTADITLGDAWLPEYTQDSKGNNVVVVRNPRIDDLIKEGIRTGMLNLDKVDNETIFRSQESHYRHTHDELAYRLYKKDKVNKWRPLTIVQSSNDIPFLRKKVQDLREEISTESHISYKKAVELDDLDYFKDEMEKLSKKYVLLYKLILIQNKGMFGSVKAIVKKWEL
- a CDS encoding polysaccharide pyruvyl transferase family protein, encoding MKKVAILTLNGYFNYGNRLQNYALQEVIRNLGFEVETIVNTTQNEEVQMAYPLKMYKIIKKGPKYLKKIILNKLNKKKVINSGNIRTKTFKDFTHKYIKETNYSISDKNIPNDLSEKYDYFVVGSDQVWNPNFREVTSLYFLLFTEKNKRVSYAPSFGVSELSNEYKSNYKKWLTNFDKISVREDDGAEIIKELTGKTAPVLVDPTLLITKETWLSIAKRANNKPEKGYLLTYFLGGVPKQYSKRINDIAKENNLDIINLGDVGDIETYKTGPSEFIDYINSCSIFCTDSFHGCVFAILMQKPFIVYEREGSSLSMYSRINTLLDKFNLNSRKIENIKTNKDAFNIEYTDTSLLLEEERLKSLNFLNEALEVTKKTQ
- a CDS encoding coenzyme F420 hydrogenase/dehydrogenase beta subunit N-terminal domain-containing protein; this translates as MKVAEFNAKKVFSEASGICAVVDNNIKMDLNEYGLYEERVLQKDDYELNPLVQLVSPNLNEEVNELHISQKLYENIDEINYDKRIGYYTSLYAGHVNEGDYRENASSGGMGTWIFKELFDKKLIDGVIHVKKIQIKAVQLCSNMIFQDQ
- a CDS encoding lipopolysaccharide biosynthesis protein: MKKKMYVNELKVGAVLSYVSMGLGYLVSIIYTPIMLRLLGQSEFGLYNLVASVVAYLGVLNFGFGSAYMRYYSRYKTKEDNEKIENLNGMFLIIFSLLGLIAVFAGTILTLNTEVIFGAELTNTEISRAKMLMFILVINLGVSFPNIVFTSHITANEKFVFQKLVQMIKTIANPFVVLPLLILGYGSVGMVIATTLLNVVIEFINAIYCINTLHMKFSFKNFDFKLMKEMTIFTSFIFINLLIDQINWNVDKFILGRFHGTTSVALYGLAAQLNTYYLSIASTMSSVFIPRVHRLVANSDNSELLKLFTRIGRLQFIALSLIASGLVFFGRPFINFWAGANYDGAYPIVLILIIPVTIPLIQNIGIEIQRAKNMHQFRSWVYFFIALGNLGLTIPLAKIYGGIGAAVGTAVALIIGNGFIMNWYNHVKVGLDMKYFWKQILSFVPALAIPVTIGIIINIFFEIKGILLFLILGIIYVSIFSISMWYFGMNQYEKDLLGKPIKKLLKKDR